The Coffea arabica cultivar ET-39 chromosome 1e, Coffea Arabica ET-39 HiFi, whole genome shotgun sequence genome has a window encoding:
- the LOC113708962 gene encoding cyclic pyranopterin monophosphate synthase, mitochondrial isoform X2, which yields MMMICRFVSRSPWSRRFFSSDADRRLANAISEIHKEMESVFGEPPASGLAGSAENHSVTLNFNDSQIRSEGCTENKLVSGLTHIGSQGEAQMVDVSLKEITKRVAVASCKVILGREVFDLVASEQMKKGDVLSVAKMAGICGAKQTSNLIPLCHNINLTHIRVDLSLNPQDFSVDIEGEAASTGKTGVEMEAMTAATVAGLTVYDMCKAVSKHIQITNVQLEHKAGGKSGDWRRKNR from the exons ATGATGATGATATGCCGATTTGTGTCTAGATCTCCTTGGTCTAGAAGGTTTTTTAGTAGTGATGCTGACAGGCGTCTTGCCAATGCTATTTCAGAGATTCATAAG GAAATGGAATCTGTCTTTGGTGAACCTCCTGCATCTGGTCTTGCTGGTTCTGCTGAGAACCATTCCGTGACTCTGAATTTCAATGATTCTCAGATTCGATCCGAAGGTTGTACAGAAAATAAACTTGTTTCTGGATTGACACATATTGGTTCCCAAGGTGAAGCACAAATGGTGGACGTCTCTCTCAAAGAGATTACCAAGAGGGTTGCTGTAGCCAGTTGTAAAGTTATTCTAGGCAGGGAGGTTTTTGATCTGGTTGCATCTGAGCAGATGAAAAAAGGAGATGTTCTTAGTGTGGCAAAGATGGCAGGGATTTGTGGAGCAAAGCAAACAAGTAATCTCATTCCTTTGTGTCACAACATCAACTTGACCCACATTCGTGTGGATTTGTCACTGAATCCCCAGGATTTTAGTGTCGACATTGAAGGTGAAGCTGCCTCGACTGGAAAAACTGGGGTAGAGATGGAAGCTATGACAGCAGCTACAGTTGCCGGCCTAACAGTGTATGATATGTGTAAAGCAGTTTCAAAGCACATCCAGATTACAAATGTACAGCTTGAGCATAAAGCTGGTGGAAAAAGTGGGGATTGGAGGAGGAAGAATAGATGA
- the LOC113708962 gene encoding cyclic pyranopterin monophosphate synthase, mitochondrial isoform X1 — protein sequence MLTLPISVAAQQMMMICRFVSRSPWSRRFFSSDADRRLANAISEIHKEMESVFGEPPASGLAGSAENHSVTLNFNDSQIRSEGCTENKLVSGLTHIGSQGEAQMVDVSLKEITKRVAVASCKVILGREVFDLVASEQMKKGDVLSVAKMAGICGAKQTSNLIPLCHNINLTHIRVDLSLNPQDFSVDIEGEAASTGKTGVEMEAMTAATVAGLTVYDMCKAVSKHIQITNVQLEHKAGGKSGDWRRKNR from the exons CAACAAATGATGATGATATGCCGATTTGTGTCTAGATCTCCTTGGTCTAGAAGGTTTTTTAGTAGTGATGCTGACAGGCGTCTTGCCAATGCTATTTCAGAGATTCATAAG GAAATGGAATCTGTCTTTGGTGAACCTCCTGCATCTGGTCTTGCTGGTTCTGCTGAGAACCATTCCGTGACTCTGAATTTCAATGATTCTCAGATTCGATCCGAAGGTTGTACAGAAAATAAACTTGTTTCTGGATTGACACATATTGGTTCCCAAGGTGAAGCACAAATGGTGGACGTCTCTCTCAAAGAGATTACCAAGAGGGTTGCTGTAGCCAGTTGTAAAGTTATTCTAGGCAGGGAGGTTTTTGATCTGGTTGCATCTGAGCAGATGAAAAAAGGAGATGTTCTTAGTGTGGCAAAGATGGCAGGGATTTGTGGAGCAAAGCAAACAAGTAATCTCATTCCTTTGTGTCACAACATCAACTTGACCCACATTCGTGTGGATTTGTCACTGAATCCCCAGGATTTTAGTGTCGACATTGAAGGTGAAGCTGCCTCGACTGGAAAAACTGGGGTAGAGATGGAAGCTATGACAGCAGCTACAGTTGCCGGCCTAACAGTGTATGATATGTGTAAAGCAGTTTCAAAGCACATCCAGATTACAAATGTACAGCTTGAGCATAAAGCTGGTGGAAAAAGTGGGGATTGGAGGAGGAAGAATAGATGA